One Pocillopora verrucosa isolate sample1 chromosome 10, ASM3666991v2, whole genome shotgun sequence genomic window carries:
- the LOC136283671 gene encoding tetratricopeptide repeat protein 28-like: MAESNLPTTGEELEVKNEFSATATEKSQVTSSDAELDVDNDPLRGIAKVCLEEGNKEYTRGEANNAINSYTEGLQVNCKDKRLNAKLYSNRATANFRLANYVECLDDATVAVQLEPTLIKAIKKGARACVELCWYKEARSWLYMGLAIENSNKRLLQLLRKTNAELIVIANSSSNLGNAYKGLGQFKTAIQYHQRHLEIAKKVGDKAGEGKSYGNLGIAYQGLGEFKTAIQYHQRQSKIAKEVGDKALEGKGYGGLGNAYQGLGEFKTAIQYHQRHLEIAKEKGDKVGEGKSYGNLGIAYQSLGEFKTAIQYHQRQLKIAKEVGDQALEGKGYGGLGNAYQGLGKLKTAIHLGEFKIAIQYHQRQLKVAKDVGDQALEGKGYGGLGNAYEGLGEFKTAIQYHQRHLEIAKEVGDKAGEGKSYGNLGIVYQEIAKEVGDKAGEGKSYGNLGIAYQSLRESKTAIQYHQRDLEIAKEVGDKAGEGKIYCNLGTAYQSLGEFETAIQYHQRQLKVAKEVGDKALEGKGYGSLGNANQGLREFKTAIQYHQRHLEIAKEVGDKAGDGKSYGNLGIAYQSLGEFKTAVQYHQRQLEIAKEYHQRQLEIAKEVGDKALEGIGYGDLGNAYESLGEFKTAIQYHQRHLEIAKEVGDKAGEGRSYGNLGIAYNSLGEFKTAIQYHQRHLEIAKEVGDKAGEGYTYGNLGAAYQSLGVFKTAIQYHQRQLKIAKEFKTAIQYHQRDLEIAKEVGDKAGEGISYGNLGIAYNSLRKFKTAIQYHQRHLEIAKEVGDKAGEGISFCLLGRIHLRQRKLKMAIECYQRHLEVSKEVGDKNGEACSLCSLGSSFECQGNLTRAFDCYYSSVELYDDIRASLQLNDHWKICYRNQHQVAYRGLWRINCNRGQVVKALLAAEKGRAQALRDLIVTKYQPGDSLTPSASRISLKWVPLSTVFVGINGPCVYLWVCLSEHNILMREVHVNNYKYEDELEFFIQLLNKTALEEISKRDTATIENPPLDSPTEEEVANDVIRVDVRQSQSSALKKLHDIIVTPIADLIEGNDEITFVPEGPFCLVPYTALQDSNSSYLSDSFRIRVIPSLTTLQLIHDCPADFHMKTGALLVGDPCFKHLIYEGILLVQLPGARKEVEMIGRILNVSPITGEMATKQEVLKRISSVALVHIAAHGKKETGEVILAPNATRENPQPQEKDYLLTMKDVIEAGLRARLVVLSCCHTARGEVMAEGVVGMARALLAAGARSVVVTLWAIDDEGTLEFMSFFYDALGKGKKASEALNQAMKCMRKIEKFKEVIYWAPFVLIGDDVQLDFKDISKLN, encoded by the exons atggcagaaagcaacctcccaacaacgggagaagaactggaggtgaaaaatgagttttcaGCTACAG CGACAGAGAAAAGTCAAGTTACGTCTAGTGACGCTGAACTGGATGTAGACAATGACCCTTTAAGAG GGATTGCGAAAGTAtgtctcgaggaaggtaacaaagaatacacacgaggagaagctaataacgcgataaactcctacacggaaggactCCAAGTcaactgcaaagataaacgactgaacgccaagctttacagcaacagggcaacagctaatttccgtttgg CAAACTACGTGGAATGTCtggatgatgcaacagttgcagttcaattggaacccactttaatcaaagctattaagaaag gagccagagcttgtgtcgaactttgctggtataaagaagcaaggagctggttgtatatgggattggcc ATTGAAAATAGCAACAAACGTCTGCTTCAATTACTAAGGAAAACTAATGCTGAACTTATAGTCATAGCAAACAGTTCTTcaaatctcggcaacgcttataaaggtctaggacagttcaaaacagccatccagtaccatcaacgtcatctagaaattgctaaaaaagtgggagacaaggccggagaggggaAAAGTTATGGTAATCTCGGCatcgcttatcaaggtctaggagagttcaaaacagccatccagtaccatcaacgtcaatcgaaaattgctaaagaagtaggagacaaggccCTAGAGGGAAAAGGTTATGGCGGTCTTGGCAACGCatatcaaggtctaggagagttcaaaacggccatccagtaccatcaacgtcatctagaaattgctaaagaaaagGGAGACAAGgtcggagagggaaaaagttatggcaatctcggcatcgCTTATCaaagtctaggagagttcaaaacagccatccagtaccatcaacgtcaactaaaaattgctaaagaagtgggagaccAAGCCCTAGAGGGAAAAGGTTatggcggtctcggcaacgcatATCAAGGTCTAGGAAAGTtgaaaacagccatcca tctaggagagttcaaaataGCCattcagtaccatcaacgtcaacTAAAAGTTGCTAAAGACGTGGGAGACCAAGCCCTAGAGGGAAAAGGTTatggcggtctcggcaacgcatatgaaggtctaggagagttcaaaacagccatccagtaccatcaacgtcatctagaaattgctaaagaagtgggagacaaggcgGGAGAGGggaaaagttatggcaatctcggcatcgtttatcaag aaattgctaaagaagtgggagacaaggccggagagggaaaaagttatggcaatctcggcatcgCTTATCAAAGTCTAAGAGAGtccaaaacagccatccagtaccatcaacgtgatctagaaattgctaaagaagtgggagacaaggccggagagggaaaaatttattgcaatctcggcacCGCTTATCAAAGTCTAGGGGAATTcgaaacagccatccagtaccatcaacgtcaactaaaagttgctaaagaagtgggagacaaggccctAGAGGGAAAAGGTTATGGCAGTCTTGGTAACGCAAATCAAGGTCTaagagagttcaaaacagccattcagtaccatcaacgtcatctagaaattgctaaagaagtgggagataaggcCGGAgatggaaaaagttatggcaatctcggcatcgCTTATCaaagtctaggagagttcaaaacagccgtccagtaccatcaacgccaactagaaattgctaaagaa taccatcaacgtcaactagaaattgctaaagaagtgggagacaaggccctAGAGGGAATAGGTTATGGCGATCTCGGCAACGCATATGaaagtctaggagagttcaaaacagccatccagtaccatcaacgtcatctagaaattgctaaagaagtgggagacaaggccggagagggaagaagttatggcaatctcggcatcgCTTATaacagtctaggagagttcaaaacagccatccagtaccatcaacgtcatctagaaattgctaaagaagtgggagacaaggccggagagggatatacttatggcaatctcggcgcCGCTTATCAAAGTCTAGGAgtgttcaaaacagccatccagtaccatcaacgtcaactaaaaattgctaaagaa ttcaaaacagccatccagtaccatcaacgtgatctagaaattgctaaagaagtgggagacaaggccggagagggaatcagttatggcaatctcggcatcgCTTATAACAGTCTACGAAaattcaaaacagccatccagtaccatcaacgtcatctagaaattgctaaagaagtgggagacaaggcaggagagggaatcagttttTGCCTTCTCGGCAGAATTCATTTACGtcaaagaaagttgaaaatggCAATCGAGTGTTATCAACGTCACCTAGAAGtatccaaagaagtgggagataagaaTGGAGAGGCGTGCTCACTCTGTTCTCTTGGAAGCAGTtttgagtgccaaggaaatcttaCGAGGGCCTTTGACTGTTATTACTCGAGTGTagaattgtatgatgatatcagggccagtcttcaactcaacgatcactggaagatttgttatcgtaatcagcaccaaGTAGCATACAGaggtttgtggcgtataaatTGCAATCGAGGTCAAGTTGTGAAGGCTCTTCTTGCcgcagagaaaggacgtgctcaagctctgagagatctcatcGTCACAAAATACCAGCCTGGAGATTCTTTAACACCCAGCGCATCCCGCATTTCTCTTAAGTGGGTTCCATTGAGCACAGTTTTCGTAGGTATTAATGGACCGTGCGTTTACCTCtgggtttgcctcagtgaaCATAATATCCTGATGAGAGAAGTACACGTgaacaattacaagtatgagGATGAGTTGGAATTTTTCATCCAgctactgaacaaaactgctcttGAGGAGATCAGTAAAAGAGATACCGCTACAATCGAAAATCCTCCGCTTGACTCGCCAACAGAAGAGGAAGTGGCCAATGATGTgatccgagttgatgtgagACAAtcccaatcaagtgctttaaagaagctgcatgacatcatcgttactcctattgctgacctgATCGAAGGTAACGACGAGATCACATTCgttcctgaggggccattttgccttgtaccttatACAGCGTTGCAGGACTCCAACTCATCATATctaagtgattctttcagaattcgtgtgaTTCCCTCCCTGACGAccttgcaactaattcatgattgtccagctgactttcacatgaagactggtgcattacttgtcggcgacccatgtttcaaacacCTCATCTATGAGGGAATacttttggtgcaacttccaggagcaaggaaagaagtggagatgatcggacgtatcctAAATGTTTCCCCCAtcactggagaaatggcaacaaaacaggaagtgttaaaacgaatatcatcagtggcgtTAGTTCATATTGCAGCGCACGGTAAAAaggaaactggagaagttatcctggcaccaaacgcCACAAGAGAAaaccctcagccgcaagagaaagactatctactgacgatgaaagatgtcatagaagctgggttgcgagcacgtctggttgtacttagctgctgtcacactgctcgtggggaggtcatggccgagggtgtagtcggcatggcgcgtgcacttttggctgccggtgccagatctgttgtggtaaccttgtgggcgattgacgacgagggaaccctggagttcatgagtttcttctacgatgcacttggcaaaggcaagaaggcaagtgaagctctcaatcaggccatgaagtgtatgagaaaaattgaaaagttcaaggaggtgatttactgggcaccatttgtactcattggtgacgacgtcCAGCTGGATTTCAAAGATATTTCGAAGCTGAA
- the LOC136283823 gene encoding uncharacterized protein: MADSRRERKLKEIAEEAERAISSLQNKLKGDKKVRKRHVTDITYNSSGERIVKAPRRPSRSSSSVQSTSTGVSIQNPASDNVDESLLADHDDSNICDVPSKHIEDNENLLSEAFRMAEDIVRQDVKLKRITWQTRQTCLETNWEGFRETLFSDALSKEALPPSVKCSMCNSDLQQSVRCMDCGPCFFVCSKCDMNIHNSHPMHDQEFWNGEFFQSLLPTEAIDSQGKLFPLSHFVPCKVVPPCCPHCKNDSMKIIPSESMCIIVSLKVL; the protein is encoded by the exons ATGGCGGATTCCCGTCGTGAGAGAAAGTTGAAGGAAATCGCGGAAGAAGCAGAAAGAGCTATTTCCAGTCTTCAAAATAAGTTGAAAGGGGACAAAAAGGTGAGGAAACGTCATGTTACTGACATCACGTATAATTCCTCCGGTGAGAGAATTGTTAAAGCTCCCAGGAGACCTTCCCGATCAAGCTCCTCAGTGCAGAGTACATCAACTGGAG TGTCTATACAAAACCCGGCAAGTGATAACGTTGACGAAAGCTTATTAGCAGATCATGATGATTCAAATATCTGTGATGTTCCTTCTAAGCACATTGAAGATAATG AAAATCTTTTATCAGAGGCCTTTAGAATGGCTGAAGATATTGTCAGACAAGATGTCAAACTGAAAAGGATAACCTGGCAAACTAGGCAGACATGCCTAGAGACAAACTGGGAAGGCTTCAGAGAAACTTTGTTTAGTGATGCTTTGTCCAAAGAAGCTTTACCACCATCAGTAAAGTGCTCTATGTGCAATTCTGACCTTCAGCAGTCTGTTCGATGTATGGATTGTGGACCTTGCTTTTTTGTCTGTTCAAAGTGTGACATGAATATTCACAACAGCCATCCCATGCATGATCAGGAGTTTTGGAATGGAGAATTCTTTCAGTCATTACTACCTACTGAAGCAATTGACTCTCAGGGTAAACTGTTTCCATTAA GCCATTTTGTGCCTTGCAAGGTTGTCCCTCCATGCTGCCCACATTGCAAAAATGACTCCATGAAGATTATTCCATCAGAATCAATGTGTATTATAGTCAGTCTTAAAG TTTTGTGA
- the LOC136283820 gene encoding V-type proton ATPase 116 kDa subunit a 1-like, whose protein sequence is MAIGVTTRIEDLQTVLNETRDHRHRLLMTVEKNINQWFIKVKKIKAIYHTMNMFNLDVTQKCLIAECWCPVSDLDRIQQALRRGTERSGAAIPSILNRMTTRQEPPTFNRTNKFTQGFQAIVDAYGVANYQEVNPALFTVITFPFLFAVMFGDCGHGLIMFLFALWLVVNERKLAGYKEGGEMFDTVFEGRYIIMLMGLFAVYTGLIYNDCFSKSFNIFGTAWDLSVDYGPINKKALDSYAENQDIMVEPQETYRGIPYYFGIDPIWQIATNKLTFTNSFKMKLSIVFGVTHMMFGVCLSFFNHRHFNKPLNIFTEFIPQVLFLFCIFGYLVILIFYKWIAISVTSKGYPSLLLALINMFLKFGGSIHSSELLFPGQDVIQPILVIIAVLCVPWMLLVKPFYLRHQHKVAEAQGFQRLRSSSPASSTVQIQGTEGDSEIVHHGGQGQNEPHDDVHEEFDFGEVFVHQAIHTIEYCLGCISNTASYLRLWALSLAHAELSEVLWSMVLHLALSFKGGLGVVASFALFSFWAVLTVAILLIMEGLSAFLHALRLHWVEFQSKFYQGTGYKFQPFSFKLIISGQLEE, encoded by the exons ATGGCCATTGGAGTAACCACTAGAATTGAAGATCTTCAAACA GTGTTGAATGAAACACGTGACCATCGCCATCGATTGTTGATGACTGTGGAAAAGAATATAAATCAGTGGTTTATTAAG GTCAAAAAGATCAAGGCTATTTATCACACCATGAACATGTTCAACCTGGATGTTACTCAGAAATGTCTTATTGCTGAGTGTTGGTGTCCAGTTAGCGACTTGGATAGAATTCAGCAAGCACTGCGGCGAGGCACAGAGCGCAGTGGTGCTGCTATACCATCTATTCTGAATCGCATGACCACTCGTCAGGAGCCTCCAACTTTCAACAGGACTAACAAGTTTACCCAGGGGTTTCAAGCCATTGTAGATGCCTATGGAGTAGCAAACTATCAGGAAGTAAATCCAG cctTGTTTACAGTCATCACATTTCCATTCTTGTTTGCGGTCATGTTCGGAGACTGTGGTCATGGTTTGATCATGTTTCTGTTTGCCCTGTGGTTGGTTGTGAATGAAAGGAAACTGGCAGGCTATAAAGAAGGAGGAGAG ATGTTTGATACAGTTTTCGAAGGACGCTACATCATTATGCTGATGGGATTGTTTGCAGTCTACACTGGTCTTATTTATAATGACTGCTTTTCCAAGTCCTTTAACATCTTTGGCACAGCCTGGGATCTTAGTGTAGATTATGGTCCAATCAA CAAAAAGGCATTGGACTCTTATGCAGAGAACCAAGATATTATGGTTGAGCCACAGGAGACATACCGTGGGATACCATACTACTTTGGTATTGACCCA atCTGGCAAATAGCTACCAACAAACTGACTTTCACCAATTCATTCAAAATGAAGCTGTCCATTGTGTTTGGTGTGACACATATGATGTTTGGTGTTTGTCTGAGTTTCTTCAATCATAG GCACTTCAATAAACCTCTGAATATCTTCACAGAGTTTATACCACAG gttctgtttttgttttgcatctttGGTTACCTGGTCATTTTGATCTTCTACAAGTGGATTGCCATCAGTGTTACTTCAAAGGGT TATCCAAGTTTGCTGTTGGCACTCATCAACATGTTTCTTAAATTTGGAGGATCTATCCACAGTTCTGAGCTTCTCTTCCCAGGACAG GATGTTATCCAGCCTATACTAGTTATCATAGCTGTACTGTGTGTACCTTGGATGCTCTTGGTCAAGCCTTTTTATCTTCGACATCAGCACAAAGTTGCTGAAGCACAA GGTTTCCAGAGGCTGAGGTCCAGCAGCCCTGCCTCATCGACAGTACAGATTCAAGGGACAGAAGGGGACTCTGAAATAGTCCATCATGGAGGCCAGGGACAGAATGAACCTCATGATGATGTTCATGAGGAG TTTGATTTTGGGGAAGTATTTGTACATCAGGCCATTCATACCATTGAATACTGCCTGGGTTGTATCTCAAATACAGCCTCTTACTTGCGACTGTGGGCCCTTAGTTTGGCACATGCAG AGCTGTCTGAAGTGTTATGGAGCATGGTGTTGCATTTGGCTCTGTCATTTAAGGGAGGACTTGGAGTGGTTGCttcctttgctttgttttcgttttgggCAG TACTCACTGTTGCCATTCTTTTGATTATGGAGGGGTTATCAGCCTTCTTACACGCTCTACGTCTCcactg gGTCGAGTTCCAGAGCAAGTTTTATCAAGGAACAGGCTACAAGTTTCAgccgttttctttcaaattaataataagCGGCCAGCTTGAGGAATGA